One part of the Streptomyces sp. NBC_00286 genome encodes these proteins:
- a CDS encoding UBP-type zinc finger domain-containing protein: MTTPAGIDPGAVPSGTGCLECGEVGGWWVHLRRCAQCGHIGCCDSSPAKHATAHFRSAGHPIIRSFEPGESWFWNYETSELYESGPELAPPVSRPPDQPSPGPVGRVPANWADTLR; this comes from the coding sequence ATGACCACACCGGCCGGAATCGACCCCGGCGCTGTGCCGAGCGGCACCGGATGCCTCGAGTGCGGTGAAGTCGGCGGCTGGTGGGTCCATCTGCGGCGGTGCGCCCAGTGCGGCCACATCGGCTGCTGCGACAGCTCCCCCGCCAAGCACGCCACGGCCCACTTCCGGAGTGCGGGCCATCCCATCATCCGCAGCTTCGAACCGGGTGAGAGCTGGTTCTGGAACTACGAGACTTCCGAACTGTACGAGTCCGGCCCCGAACTCGCTCCCCCGGTCAGCCGCCCTCCGGACCAGCCCTCGCCCGGGCCCGTCGGCCGGGTTCCGGCGAACTGGGCGGACACGCTGCGCTGA